The nucleotide sequence CCTTCGTCGCCCGGTGCCACGGTGGTGGTCGGGGAGACAAAGCGCAGGATGTATTCGTCGGCGCTGCTGCGGTAGACGCTGCTGTAGACCTGGCGCTGGGTGCTGTCGGGAATCCAGGCAGACAGGAAGTAGTGCTGGATCATGGCAATCCAGCCGCCGTCTTCGGTCAGACGCAGGTTGGATTCCTTCATGTCCTTGAGGCGCAGCTTGTTGTAGGGCTTCTCGCTGTCCCAGTAGGCCGCGCCCAGGTATGTCGGCATGGGTGCGAAGCCGCCGGTCGCCTTGCCCGGGTCGTCGCTGCCGTCACGTTTGATCTGGCCGTACAGCGCACCCTGCCAGGGGCTGCCGCCATTGTTGCGCACGATGTGCGACTGACGAATCAGGTGGCTGCCACGCTCGAAGGTGAAGCGCTTGATGATATCCACCCCGTTGGCCTGGCGCAGGGTCAGGTCGACGTTCAGTTCGTACTCGCCGTCGAGCAACTGGTATTCGCCCTTTTCGGTCTGCCAGGTGGGGCGGCCTTCGGCGCTGTCGGTGCCGTTGGCGCCAACAATGCCACTCTGTGCCACATAGGTCCGGGTGCTGGAGCGCTCAAGCAGCGTAAACGGCTGGTCCGGGGTATCGACATGGCGTGGATAGTCGAGCAGTGACAAGCGGACAATGTCACCGCCCAGCCGGTCGATTTCCATTTCCAGCACATCCGTGCGCACCCGGATGATGCGATCCGAACCCGGCGCAGCCTGTGGTTCGGAAACCGCGGCGGGCGTTGCCGGCGCAGGCGTCGGCACATCCTCAATACCGGGAACAACCTCATCACTGGCGTCCGCCTGGGGCATGGGAGGCGATGCCGGATCATCCGGGATCTGCGTGGTGGTGTCGGTAATGGTGGCCTGATCCTGGTCGGGGACGAGGACGTAATCCTTCTGCCAGGCCAGGATCATCATATAGGTCACCACTGCGATGGCGACCAGGATAAGAGCGCGCTTGATTTCCATAGATAGGACTTGTTGGCGGCGAGAAAAACGGCGGGCAGTGTCTCAGGCCCGGGTGCGCTTGGCAAGCAGCTTGTCCCAGAGGTCGTCGACCTCGGTCCGCAGCTCGGCGGGATCAGGGTCGCTCAGGCCGCCGCGGAGCAGTACCACCACGTCCAGGCCCCGGAGGATGTCCGGCCGGTGCCGGAAGCTTTCACGGAGCTGGCGCTTGACGCGGGCGCGATCCACGGCGCGGCGGGCACGCTTGCGGGGAATCACCAGGCCGAGGCGATGCACAG is from Isoalcanivorax pacificus W11-5 and encodes:
- the yidC gene encoding membrane protein insertase YidC, whose amino-acid sequence is MEIKRALILVAIAVVTYMMILAWQKDYVLVPDQDQATITDTTTQIPDDPASPPMPQADASDEVVPGIEDVPTPAPATPAAVSEPQAAPGSDRIIRVRTDVLEMEIDRLGGDIVRLSLLDYPRHVDTPDQPFTLLERSSTRTYVAQSGIVGANGTDSAEGRPTWQTEKGEYQLLDGEYELNVDLTLRQANGVDIIKRFTFERGSHLIRQSHIVRNNGGSPWQGALYGQIKRDGSDDPGKATGGFAPMPTYLGAAYWDSEKPYNKLRLKDMKESNLRLTEDGGWIAMIQHYFLSAWIPDSTQRQVYSSVYRSSADEYILRFVSPTTTVAPGDEGVLYAEFYAGPKQQDKLSAISPGLDMTVDYGWLWFISQPIFALLVFLQSGQISIFGNEFDIGFGVGNWGVAIILLTLIIKLLFFKLSATSYRSMARMRKVAPEMQRIREQNKSDRQKQSMELMKLYQKEKINPLGGCLPVLVQMPVFIALYYVLLESVELRQAPFFGWIQDLSLMDPWFILPLLMGASMWFQMRLNPTPPDPTQAQVMKWMPVVFTVFFLWFPAGLVLYWLTNNLLSIGQQWLITRKIENE
- the rnpA gene encoding ribonuclease P protein component is translated as MSDTAPDFRFRRENRLLTPADFQRVFDQARYRAGSRHFLFLAIENPLAVHRLGLVIPRKRARRAVDRARVKRQLRESFRHRPDILRGLDVVVLLRGGLSDPDPAELRTEVDDLWDKLLAKRTRA